In one Methanomassiliicoccales archaeon genomic region, the following are encoded:
- the gyrA gene encoding DNA gyrase subunit A has product MEGDSQQNGKEKEKQWHKVVDRPIEREMEKCYIDYAMSVIVSRALPDVRDGLKPVHRRILYAMHDMGLTAGKKHMKSARVVGDCMGKYHPHGDLAVYDSLVRMAQEFSLRYPLVDGQGNFGSVDGDEPAAMRYTECRLEKIAGEVLADLDKETVDWANNFDGSLKEPVVLPSKLPNLLVNGSSGIAVGMATNIPPHNLNEVVDALTALIDKPELETMDLMNYIKGPDFPTGGIIYGISGIIEAYSTGRGRLKVRSRSSIEEVEGKKRIIVTEIPFQVNKANLIENIAELVKDKKIDGITDLRDESDRDGMRIVLELRRDVMDEIVLNQLFQHTQMEVTFGVINLALVNNEPKVLTLKETLQHYLSYRKEIVTRRTQFELSEARRREHILIGLMKAVDALDETIQIIRAAQSPEEAKIGLMARFELDEEQAKAILDMRLQKLTGLELESLRQEFADIEKLISELEAILASEERILSIIKGELLQLKSDYGDERKTEIVQNAVDLDIEDLIPVEDMVIMVTQDGYIKRLPLDTYKQQRRGGMGLIGMETKEEDHVTDLFVSSTHDNIMFFTSQGKMFLLKTWRIPVGGRHSKGKPIVNLLPRLEEGEKVINKLPVKEFDSTHYLVFATRKGIIKKTALVAYKNVRINGIIALGLREGDELIDTRISDGSKEVILGTRNGRAIRFDENDVRSMGRPATGVIGIRLFEGDEVVSMTLVTKDSKLLTITERGYGKVSVVGKWEAPAEEETVTDEKEAEPEGVEPEDEEVRDVYRKTHRGGRGIKAMRISPKTGKVVSVLEVSDEDGILIASDSGDVMRTSVSEFRVTGRLTQGVRAKRLEEGEKVIAVERLVGEMDKSIVASTEGKEDEVLLPITDKDENANGDEGNEE; this is encoded by the coding sequence ATGGAAGGCGATTCACAGCAGAACGGCAAGGAAAAGGAGAAGCAATGGCACAAGGTCGTCGACCGGCCCATCGAGCGGGAGATGGAGAAATGCTACATCGACTACGCCATGAGCGTGATCGTCTCCCGCGCTCTGCCCGACGTCCGAGATGGTCTGAAGCCGGTGCATAGGCGCATCCTGTACGCGATGCACGACATGGGCCTAACCGCTGGCAAGAAGCACATGAAGTCCGCCAGAGTGGTGGGAGATTGCATGGGGAAATATCATCCGCACGGCGACTTAGCTGTCTACGATTCGCTCGTCCGCATGGCCCAGGAATTCTCACTGCGCTACCCCCTTGTCGACGGCCAGGGCAACTTCGGCTCGGTTGATGGAGACGAACCAGCGGCCATGCGTTACACCGAGTGCAGACTGGAGAAGATCGCTGGCGAGGTGCTGGCCGACCTAGACAAGGAGACGGTCGACTGGGCGAACAACTTTGATGGCAGCCTGAAAGAGCCCGTCGTGCTTCCGTCCAAACTCCCGAACCTGCTTGTGAACGGCTCCTCGGGCATAGCCGTGGGCATGGCCACCAACATCCCTCCGCACAACCTGAACGAGGTGGTGGACGCCCTGACGGCGCTCATCGACAAGCCCGAACTGGAGACCATGGACCTGATGAACTATATCAAAGGTCCAGACTTCCCCACCGGCGGCATCATCTACGGCATCTCTGGCATCATCGAGGCCTATTCCACGGGCAGGGGCCGCCTGAAGGTTCGCTCCCGCTCTAGCATCGAGGAGGTCGAGGGCAAGAAGCGCATCATCGTCACCGAGATCCCCTTCCAGGTCAACAAGGCCAACCTCATCGAGAACATCGCCGAGCTGGTCAAGGACAAGAAGATCGACGGTATCACGGACCTGAGGGACGAGAGCGACCGCGACGGCATGCGCATCGTGCTCGAACTGCGCCGGGACGTGATGGACGAGATCGTTCTCAATCAGCTCTTCCAGCACACTCAGATGGAGGTGACGTTCGGAGTCATCAACCTGGCCCTGGTGAACAACGAGCCGAAGGTGCTCACACTCAAGGAGACGCTGCAGCACTACCTCTCCTACCGCAAGGAGATCGTCACCCGCCGCACTCAGTTCGAGCTGAGCGAGGCCCGCAGGCGGGAGCACATCCTCATCGGGCTGATGAAGGCGGTGGACGCTCTGGACGAGACGATCCAGATCATCCGCGCTGCCCAGAGCCCCGAGGAGGCGAAGATCGGGCTCATGGCCCGCTTCGAGCTGGACGAGGAGCAGGCCAAGGCCATCCTGGACATGAGGCTGCAGAAGCTCACCGGGCTGGAGCTCGAATCATTGCGACAGGAGTTCGCGGACATCGAGAAGCTCATCTCCGAGCTGGAAGCGATACTGGCTAGCGAAGAGCGCATCCTCTCCATCATCAAGGGCGAACTGCTGCAGCTCAAGAGCGATTACGGCGACGAGCGCAAGACGGAGATCGTGCAGAACGCCGTGGACCTGGACATCGAGGACCTGATCCCCGTGGAGGACATGGTCATCATGGTCACCCAGGACGGGTACATCAAACGCTTGCCCCTGGACACCTACAAGCAGCAGAGGCGCGGGGGCATGGGGCTCATAGGCATGGAGACCAAGGAGGAGGACCATGTGACCGATCTTTTCGTCTCCAGCACCCACGACAACATCATGTTCTTCACCAGCCAGGGCAAGATGTTCCTGCTCAAGACCTGGAGGATACCCGTGGGCGGGAGGCATTCCAAAGGCAAGCCGATCGTCAACCTCCTTCCCCGCCTGGAGGAGGGGGAGAAGGTCATCAACAAGCTGCCGGTGAAGGAGTTCGATTCCACGCACTACCTGGTCTTCGCCACGCGCAAGGGCATCATCAAGAAGACCGCCTTGGTCGCATACAAGAACGTGCGCATCAACGGCATCATCGCTCTGGGCCTGAGGGAAGGCGACGAGCTCATCGACACCAGGATCTCGGACGGCTCCAAGGAAGTGATCCTTGGCACTCGTAACGGCAGGGCCATCCGCTTCGACGAGAACGACGTGCGTTCGATGGGTAGGCCGGCGACGGGCGTCATCGGCATCCGCCTGTTCGAGGGGGACGAGGTCGTCAGCATGACCCTGGTCACCAAGGACTCCAAGCTTCTTACCATAACGGAAAGAGGCTACGGAAAGGTCTCGGTAGTGGGCAAGTGGGAAGCTCCCGCGGAAGAGGAGACGGTGACGGACGAAAAGGAGGCGGAGCCGGAGGGCGTCGAGCCAGAGGACGAGGAGGTGCGAGACGTCTATCGCAAGACCCACCGGGGCGGCAGGGGCATCAAGGCCATGCGCATCAGCCCCAAGACCGGCAAAGTGGTGTCGGTGCTGGAGGTGTCCGATGAGGATGGCATCCTCATAGCTTCGGACTCCGGTGACGTCATGCGCACCTCGGTTAGCGAGTTCCGGGTGACCGGACGCTTGACCCAGGGCGTGAGGGCGAAGCGCCTGGAGGAAGGGGAGAAGGTCATCGCCGTGGAGAGATTGGTGGGAGAGATGGACAAGAGCATCGTGGCTTCCACCGA
- the gyrB gene encoding DNA topoisomerase (ATP-hydrolyzing) subunit B, with translation MEDNSYTADRIQVLEGLQAVRKRPSMYIGSTDARGLHHLVYEVVDNSIDEAMGGFCDRIDVTVNVDGSVTVADDGRGIPTGIIEKYGKPAVEVVMTHLHAGGKFDRKSYKVSGGLHGVGLSVVNSLSERLEVHVRREGKEWMMRCERGVVCSMLTEVGPTEETGTTLTFMPDREIFPDINFDDDTLAYRLRDLAFLNRNLVINFKDMRTGREEHFHYEGGINEFVTTLNKSKIPLHERPIYIYAEREGMVIELSMQYTDAYNESIFTFVNNINTIEGGTHLIGLRSALTRTMNDYARKNGFLKPSEEALSGDDVREGLTAILSIKVPEPQFEGQTKTRLGNSEVKGIVESTLNEKLFEFLEENPKVAEACIKRCILASQAREAARKARELTRRKGYLESTSLPGKLADCSEKDPAKSELYLVEGNSAGGCLSGDTEIALVDGRTLSLEQLVAEQEQGREHFCYTIRRDGKIGVELAINARITRRQADVVRISLDNGEGVVCTPDHPFMLRDGSYMIAERLMKGDSLMPLYRKDSRVKDPGITIEGYEMTWDPRSNSWLFTHVLSDWYNRWLGAYARSDGNHCHHIDFNKRNNSPANLVRMPREDHLRLHRSMLSRTLHSPQSIEKARQAHQREDYRRALSLRMLREDTRKRVSENSKRQWADPEYKAHMMARWRSYYESNEEYRRVNMERLSRAAREYWSRKENRDSQSAAKKAYYRSNVEASRLLAAAANDQWKDRQLRVWRAHKTHEQWTPEFRAKRKLALARTYYRKTILALKECVKDDGEIDVELFSSHRLAKRDKSVLRFDTFCERYFDNDMRRATEAAIRHNHAVVSVEPLKEKADVYDIEVPGSHNFALAAGVFVHNSAKMGRNREFQAILPLRGKILNVERARMDKILKNQEIRNLITAMGTGIDEDFNIANARYHRVVLMTDADVDGAHIRTLLLTLFFRHMKPLIDSGYVYIAQPPLYRVAKGSREIYVYTEKERDEAIAELGKGASVNRYKGLGEMNPKQLWETTMDPARRIMKQVSIEDAVRADELFAILMGDDVGPRREFIITHAKEVENLDV, from the coding sequence ATGGAGGACAACAGCTACACGGCGGATAGGATCCAGGTCCTAGAGGGTCTGCAGGCCGTGCGCAAGCGCCCTAGCATGTATATCGGCTCGACCGATGCCCGGGGCCTGCACCATCTGGTCTACGAGGTCGTGGATAACAGCATCGACGAGGCCATGGGCGGTTTCTGCGACCGCATCGACGTCACGGTCAACGTCGATGGCAGCGTGACCGTGGCCGACGACGGTCGAGGCATACCCACGGGCATCATCGAGAAGTACGGCAAGCCGGCGGTGGAGGTGGTCATGACGCATCTCCATGCCGGAGGCAAGTTCGACCGCAAGTCCTACAAGGTCTCCGGCGGCCTTCACGGCGTCGGCCTGAGCGTGGTGAACTCGCTCTCGGAACGGCTCGAGGTGCACGTTAGACGAGAAGGCAAGGAGTGGATGATGCGCTGCGAGCGCGGGGTGGTCTGCTCCATGCTGACCGAGGTCGGTCCGACCGAAGAGACCGGCACGACCCTCACATTCATGCCTGACCGGGAGATCTTCCCGGACATCAATTTTGACGATGACACGCTCGCCTACCGACTTCGCGACCTGGCCTTCCTCAACCGCAACTTGGTCATCAATTTCAAGGACATGCGCACCGGCCGCGAGGAACATTTCCACTATGAAGGCGGGATCAACGAGTTCGTCACCACGCTCAATAAAAGCAAGATCCCCCTGCACGAGAGACCAATCTACATCTATGCCGAGAGGGAGGGCATGGTCATCGAGCTCTCCATGCAGTACACCGACGCTTACAACGAGTCCATCTTCACCTTTGTCAACAACATCAACACCATCGAAGGCGGCACGCATCTGATCGGGCTGCGCTCCGCACTCACCCGCACCATGAACGACTACGCTCGCAAGAACGGCTTCCTCAAGCCGAGCGAGGAGGCGTTGAGCGGAGATGACGTGAGGGAAGGTCTGACGGCCATACTCAGCATCAAGGTGCCCGAACCGCAGTTCGAAGGGCAGACCAAGACCCGGCTGGGCAACTCCGAGGTCAAGGGAATAGTGGAGAGCACGCTGAACGAGAAGCTCTTCGAGTTCCTAGAGGAGAATCCAAAGGTGGCAGAGGCTTGCATCAAGCGCTGCATCTTGGCCTCTCAGGCGCGGGAAGCGGCGCGGAAGGCGCGCGAGTTGACCCGCCGAAAAGGATATCTGGAATCGACCTCGCTTCCTGGCAAGCTGGCAGACTGCTCGGAGAAGGACCCGGCGAAGAGCGAACTCTACCTGGTCGAGGGGAACTCAGCAGGCGGGTGTCTCTCAGGAGACACCGAGATCGCGCTCGTGGATGGGAGGACTCTCTCTCTCGAGCAGCTAGTGGCGGAGCAGGAGCAAGGAAGGGAACACTTCTGCTACACGATTCGTAGGGATGGGAAGATAGGAGTAGAACTGGCGATTAATGCGAGAATCACTCGAAGACAGGCCGACGTCGTTCGTATCAGTCTGGACAATGGAGAGGGCGTCGTCTGCACTCCAGATCACCCTTTCATGCTGAGGGATGGGAGCTACATGATCGCCGAGAGGCTCATGAAGGGGGATTCGCTCATGCCCTTGTATCGGAAGGACTCAAGGGTGAAGGACCCTGGAATAACCATCGAAGGTTATGAAATGACATGGGATCCACGCTCGAACTCGTGGCTCTTCACCCACGTTCTGTCCGACTGGTACAACCGCTGGCTCGGAGCCTATGCGCGGAGCGACGGTAATCATTGCCATCACATTGATTTCAACAAGAGGAACAATAGCCCAGCCAACCTCGTCAGAATGCCTAGGGAGGATCACCTTAGGCTCCACAGGAGCATGCTGTCAAGGACGCTTCACAGCCCCCAGTCGATTGAGAAGGCTAGGCAGGCGCACCAAAGGGAAGACTATCGGAGGGCACTAAGCCTGCGGATGCTGAGGGAAGACACGAGAAAGCGCGTCTCAGAGAACTCCAAAAGGCAATGGGCGGACCCAGAGTACAAGGCGCACATGATGGCAAGGTGGCGTTCTTACTACGAATCGAACGAGGAATACAGGCGTGTTAATATGGAGAGGCTGAGCCGGGCCGCCAGGGAGTATTGGTCCAGGAAAGAGAACCGCGACTCGCAGTCCGCCGCAAAAAAGGCCTACTATCGGTCAAACGTGGAGGCCAGCCGATTGCTGGCCGCCGCTGCGAACGACCAATGGAAAGATCGGCAACTCAGAGTGTGGAGGGCGCATAAGACCCATGAGCAATGGACCCCCGAATTTCGCGCCAAGAGAAAGCTTGCGTTGGCCCGCACGTACTACCGGAAGACGATTCTTGCGCTGAAGGAGTGCGTTAAGGATGACGGCGAGATCGACGTCGAGCTCTTCTCCTCACACCGCCTCGCAAAAAGGGACAAATCGGTACTCAGATTCGACACGTTCTGTGAGAGATACTTCGACAACGACATGAGGCGCGCCACCGAAGCCGCCATCAGACACAACCACGCAGTGGTTTCCGTTGAGCCGCTCAAAGAAAAAGCGGACGTGTATGATATCGAAGTGCCTGGCAGTCACAACTTCGCGTTGGCTGCTGGCGTGTTCGTGCACAATAGCGCCAAAATGGGTCGCAATCGGGAGTTCCAGGCGATCCTTCCCCTACGAGGCAAGATCCTCAATGTGGAAAGAGCGCGCATGGACAAGATACTGAAGAACCAGGAGATCAGGAATCTTATCACGGCGATGGGCACCGGCATCGATGAGGATTTCAACATCGCGAACGCGCGCTATCACCGTGTCGTGCTGATGACCGATGCCGACGTCGACGGGGCACACATCCGCACCCTGCTCCTCACGCTTTTCTTCCGCCATATGAAGCCTCTGATCGACAGCGGATACGTGTACATAGCGCAACCACCGCTCTACCGCGTGGCGAAGGGGAGCAGGGAGATCTACGTCTACACCGAGAAGGAGCGAGACGAGGCGATCGCCGAGCTGGGAAAAGGGGCATCGGTGAATCGCTACAAGGGTCTGGGCGAGATGAACCCCAAGCAGCTCTGGGAGACGACCATGGACCCTGCCAGGCGTATCATGAAGCAGGTCTCGATCGAGGACGCGGTGCGAGCGGACGAGCTGTTCGCGATACTGATGGGTGATGACGTGGGCCCGAGGAGGGAGTTCATCATCACCCATGCGAAGGAAGTGGAGAACCTGGACGTGTGA